The Mycolicibacterium parafortuitum nucleotide sequence TCGTTCTCGAAGCTCGGCACCCCGCCCATGAACTTGGAGACCAGGAAGTTCGACACCGCCGACGTGCCGTTCTCGGCGTTGCGGGTCTCGATCAGCCGGGTGCCCGCCTCGGTCGGTTCGAGTTCGTAGCTCCACACCGTGTTGTTCTCGTTGACCTTGAAGGCCAGCTTCTTCTCCGGGATGAACTCGGTGATGCGGCACGTGGTGGGCCAGAACATCGGCCCGCGGCGGTTCAGGTTCACCGTGCGGGTGCCTGCGCGCAGCTGACCGAGCGGCTTCATCGCCCGGCACTGCGGGCTCCACTGCGGCATCCGGCGCAGGTCCGAGACCAGTTCCCAGACGCGGTTCACCGGTGCGTTGATGTCGATCTGGGCCTGCAGAATCGGCGCTGCCATGCGTCTCCTCGTCTTCGGGTCAGTTCAAGCCGCGTTGCGCGCCGCGACGGCCTTGGCGCGCGGAGTGACGTTGCCACAGAAAGATCGATGTGCCAAGGACACCGACGCCGAGCCCGGCCAGGGTGACCGGACGCCAGGACTCCAACGCCCCGACGGTGAACGCCAGCACCGTCGCGACCACCCAGGCCGCCGTGATCACCGCGATCACGGGGCGCGGATCGAGCAGCACCGCGGGTAGCGGGGGCGGTTCGGTGTCGGGTTGCATCACCGAACAACCTAATCGACCGTGAACCGGCGGTGAGTAGTCTCTACCGCTGTGCCAGCGCCCGGTCGTCCCCGAATCATCTGATGGACGTCATCGACATCACCGACCCCGCAGACCCGCGGCTGGACGATTTCCGTGACCTCAACAGTGTCGATCGCCGACCGGACCTGCCGACGGGCAAGGGACTGGTGATCGCCGAGGGCGTGCTCGTGGTGCAGCGGATGCTGGCGTCGCGGTTCGTGCCGCGCGCGATGCTGGGCACCGACCGGCGGCTCACCGAACTCGGCAGCGACCTCGACGGGCTGGACGCGCCGTTCTACCGGGCCAGTGCCGAAGTGATGGCCGACGCAGTCGGATTCCACCTCAACCGTGGTGTGCTCGCCTCGGCGTCGCGGGCCCCCGAGCTCACGGTGGCTCAGGTGATCGACGGCGCGCGGACCGTCGCGGTGCTCGAGGGCGTCAACGACCACGAAAACCTCGGGTCGGTGTTCCGCAACGCGGCCGGGCTCGGCGTCGACGCGGTGGTTTTCGGCGCCGGATGCGCCGATCCGCTGTATCGCCGCGCCGTGCGGGTGTCGATGGGGCATGCGCTGCTGGTCCCGTTCGCCCGCGCGGAGTCGTGGCCAGATGATCTGAACATCCTGCGGGACAGTGGTTTCCGGCTGCTGGCGATGACGCCCAATCCGGCCGCGCAGACGATCGCCGAGGTGATGCCCGGGCTGGCCGAAGACCCGGTGGCGATCCTGGTCGGCGCGGAGGGGCCCGGGCTGAAGGAGCACACCATGCGCTCCAGCGATGTGCGCGTACGCATTCCGATGGCGCGCGGCACCGACTCGCTCAACGTCGCGACAGCGGCGGCGCTGGCCTTCTACGAACGGGATAGGCTCACCCCGTGAACGACGAAACGCCGTGGGCCACAGGGCTGACCGTGTCGGCCTTCACCGCGGCGGTGATCGGCGCCGCGATCGTCGTGCTCAGCATCGGATTGGTGCGGGTGCACCCGTTGCTCGCCGCCGGGCTGAACCTGATCGCCGTCGGCGGCCTCGCGCCGACCGTGTGGGGGTGGCGGCACCGGTTGGTGTGGCGCTGGTTCGTCTACGGCGCGGCGGCCGGGGTCGCCGGGGGGTGGATCGCGCTGTTGGTGATGGGTGCCGCGGGAAGGTTGTGAGTCAGCGCTGACCGCTGGAGCGCACCCCGAGTAGCACGTCCTCCCACGCCGGCACGGCGGGGCGGGCCTTGCGCGGACGCGCGGTCTTCGCCGCGGGAGCTTCCTCCGGTGCCTCGACGCTCTCGGGTTCGGGCTGCGGCTCCGGGGTGGGCGCCGGCGCCGGCAGCGGTTCCGGCTCGGGGTCTCCGAGGGCCAGCTGCGCGACTGCGGCCAGCGGCCGCAGCGGGCGCGCGAAATTCGGGTCGATCAGCTCCGAGGCCGCGTCGTCGAACGCGGTGACGGTGCCGCCGTGCGCGCCGGGGGAGTAGCGGAAGTGTGCGACGTTGTCGGACAGGCCGGCCTTCCACGCCAGCTGCACGGTCCAGCGGCCGTCCTCGTTGCGCCACGCATCCCACTTCACGCCCTCGGGATCGAGACCCCGCGAGATCAGCGCCGACGTCACGGTCTCCAGGAGCGTCAACACCGACGGACCGTCGGCCAGCACGGGATGCGCTGCGGTCGCCAGCTCGGCGGCGCGGGAGCGTTCCAGCAGCACCGGATGGGCGAAGCGCTCGACGCGCGCGATGTCGACACCCGCGGCGTTGGCGACCTGCTCGACCGACGCGCCGGCACGGATCTTCGACTGGATCTCACGGGGGCGCAGCACGTTCGGCACCTCGACATCGATGGTGGTCTGGTTGGAGGCAACTCGGTCGCCGCGCACAGCGGCCCTGAGGCGGTCGTCGTTGCGGAGGACGAACTTGTCCCCGGAGTCGTCGGTTTCGCAGATGATTCGTCTGCCGTCGACGTCGAGTCCGACGACTCTGAGTTCCCTCATTGCGACCTCCTCCGGGCTGGCGCCATGCCCGATATTCGGGTCACCTTACTGCGTTATCGATCCGTAACCCGGCAGACACGCGGGGAGGTTCAGGGCCTCTGGGCTAGAGCCTCTCCACGACGTAGTCGATGCACGCCGTCAGCGCGCTGACATCCTCGGGCTCCACTGCCGGGAACATCCCGACCCGCAGCTGGTTGCGGCCCAGCTTGCGGTAGGGCTCGGTGTCGACGATCCCGTTGGCCCGCAGGGTCTTGGCCACGGCTGCGGCGTCGACGTCGTCGTTGAAGTCCACGGTGCCGACCACCTGCGAGCGCAGCGCCGGGTCGGCCACGAACGGTGTCGCGAACGACGCGGCCTCGGCCCAGCTGTAGAGCCGCTGCGACGAGTCGGCGGTGCGCTTGACCGCCCACTCCAGCCCGCCGTTGCCGTTGAGCCAGTCGATCTGCTCGGCCAGCAGCACCAGGGTCCCGATGGCCGGGGTGTTGTACGTCTGGTTCTTGACGCTGTTCTCGATCGCGATCGGCAGCGACAGAAACTCCGGCACCCACCGGCCGCTCGCGGCGACCGCCTCGACCCGGGCCAGCGCCGCAGGGGACATCAGCGAGATCCACAGACCGCCATCGCCGGCGAAGTTCTTCTGCGGCGCGAAGTAGTAGACGTCGGCGTCGGTGATGTCGACCGGCAGGCCACCCGCCGCCGACGTCGCGTCGATCGTGATCAGCGCGTCGCCGGAGCCGGCCGGGCGCTGCACCGGAACCGCGACACCGGTCGAGGTCTCGTTGTGCGCCCAGGCGATCAGGTCGGCCGACGGGTCCGCCTGCGGTGCGGGTGCGCTACCCGGGTCGGCCTTGACGACGATCGGGTCGCCGACGAACGGGTTCTTCGCGACCGCCGAGGCGAACTTGGAGCTGAACTCGCCGTAGGTCAGGTGCAGCGAGCGCTTGTCGACGAGCCCGAACGCGGCGGCGTCCCAGAATGCGGTCGACCCGCCGTTGCCGAGTACGACCTCGTAGCCGTCGGGCAGCGAGAACAGCTGGCGCAGCCCGTCGCGGACCCGTCCCACCAGGTTCTTCACCGGCGCCTGCCGGTGCGACGTGCCGAACAGGTGTCCCGCCGCGGCGAGGGCCTGCAGTTGTTCCGGCCTGACCTTCGACGGCCCGCAGCCGAACCGTCCGTCGGCGGGTTTCAGATCAGCGGGGATGGTCAGCGTCTCGGCCATGCCCACCAGCGTAGTTCCGGCGCCTGCCGCCGAAACTGTGGGTCCCGCGGTAGGCGGATTCGGCCATGAAGTGATCCGGGTCACATGTGATGCGGATTACCCGCCTGACCCACACCCGCGGCAAGGCCCTGTTCAAATCATGGGACCGCGGGTACCGTGTTTCGACATCGGGCCAATGAATGTAAACCTCACGGGAGGCTTCAAATGGCAGTCAAGGAACCTCGCACACGTCTGATCCGGCGCTGGCGCAAGAACATGGACGTGCTCGACGACAGCGAGTACGTCGACATGCTGACCACACTCTCCGAGGGTTCGGTGCGCCGCAATTTCAACCCGTACATCGACATCGACTGGGACTCCCCGGAGTTCGCCGTGACGCCGGGCGACGAGCGCTGGATCCTGCCGGGCACCGATCCGCTGGGGCGGCACCCCTGGTACCGGTCCCAGCCTCGGGAGCGCCAGATCGAGATCGGCATGTGGCGGCAGGCCAACGTCGCGAAGGTCGGCCTGCACTTCGAGTCGATCCTGATCCGCGGGCTGATGAACTACGCGTTCTGGGTGCCCAACGGCTCACCCGAGTACCGGTACTGCCTGCACGAGTCCGTCGAGGAGTGCAACCACACCCTGATGTTCCAGGAGATGGTCAACCGCATCGGCGCCGATGTGCCCGGTATGCCGCGGTTGCTCAAATGGCTGTCGCAGTTCATCCCGCTCGCCGCGGGCCCGCTGCCGGTGCCGTTCTTCTTCGGGGTGCTCGCCGGTGAGGAACCGATCGATCACACCCAGAAGAACGTGCTGCGCGAAGGCAAGGCGCTGCACCCGATCATGGAGCGGGTGATGGCGATCCACGTCGCCGAGGAAGCCCGCCACATCTCGTTCGCCCATGAGTATCTGCGCAAGCGGGTGCCCCGGCTCAATCGCAGGCAGAAGTTCCTGCTGTCGTTGAACGTGCCGATCATGATGCGGGTGCTGTGCCAGGCGATCATCGTTCCGCCGAAGTCGTTCTGGAAGGAATTCGACATCCCGCGCTCGGTGAAGAAGGAGATCTTCTTCGGGACCCCGGAGGCCCGCCAGTTCCTGCGCGACATGTTCGGCGATGTCCGGATGCTCTGCCACGACACCGGGCTGATGAATCCCGCCGCGAAACTGATGTGGCGGCTGTGCAAGATCGACGGTCCGCCCAGCCGCTACCGCAGCGAACCGGCCCGCAAGCACGTGGTCTCGGCCGTCGACCCGATCGTGACCCCGGTCGCGTAGGAGACGCCCGTGCCCCACGTGATCACCCAGTCGTGCTGCAGCGACGGGTCCTGCGTCTACGCCTGCCCGGTGAACTGCATCCACCCGACCCCAGACGAGCCCGGCTTCGCGACCGCCGAGATGCTGTACATCGACCCGGTCGCATGCGTCGACTGCGGCGCATGTGTGTCGGCGTGCCCGGTCGGGGCGATCTCACCGGATTCCAAGCTCGAACCCGCGCAGTTGCCGTTCGTCGAACTCAACGCGTCCTTCTATCCCGCGCGCGACGGCAAGCTGCCGCCGACCTCGAAGCTCGCCCCGGTGCCGGAGGCGCCGATCGTGCGCCACCGCCCGGGCGGTCCGCTGCGGGTCGCGATCGTCGGCTCCGGCCCCGCGGCGATGTACGCCGCCGACGAGCTGCTGACCCAGGACGGCGTGCGGGTCAACGTGTTCGAGAAGCTGCCGACGCCGTACGGCCTGGTCCGGGCCGGCGTCGCACCCGATCACCAGGCCACCAAACGCGTCACGCGACTGTTCGACAGGATCGCAGCCCGGCCCGGGTTCACCTTCTATCTGAACACCGAGGTCGGTGCGCACCTTAGCCACGGCGAACTGCTCGAGCATCACCACGCCGTGCTGTACGCCGTCGGTGCGCCCGACGACCGCCGGCTCGACATCGACGGCATCGGCCTGCCCGGCACCGCGACCGCCACCGAGGTGGTCGCCTGGTACAACGGGCACCCTGAATTCGCCGGTCTGCCCGTCGATCTCAGCGGTGAGCGGGTGGTGATCGTCGGCAACGGCAACGTCGCACTCGACGTCGCCCGGATCCTGACCACAGACCCGGATGCGCTGGCGCGCACCGACATCGCCGACCATGCGCTGGCCGCGCTGCGGCACTCCGCGGTGCGGGAAGTGGTGGTCGCCGCCCGCCGCGGTCCCGCCGCGTCGGCGTTCACCCTGCCCGAGCTGATCGGGCTGACCGCCGCCTGCGACGTCGTGCTCGACCCCGCCGACCACGACCGCGTCCAGGCCGACCTCACCGAGACCGACGGGGCCGCGGATCCGCTGACCCGCGCCAAGCTCGAAGTCCTGGCCAAGCTCGGCAGCTCCGACGCGCCGAGCACCAGGCCCCGGATCCGGCTGGCCTACCAGCTGACGCCGAACAGCGTGCTGGGCGACACACAGGCCGAGGCAGTGGCGTTCACCGTCACCGGATCCGGCGAACGGGTGGAGATCGAGGCCGGGCTCGTGCTGACCTCGATCGGCTACCACGGCAAGGAGATTCGCGGGCTGCCGTTCGATCCCGACGCGGGTGTGGTCCCCAACCGCGGGGGCCGGGTCGTCGACGACGGGGGTGCGCCGGTGCCGGGCAGCTACGTGGCCGGCTGGATCAAACGCGGACCGACCGGGTTCATCGGCACCAACAAATCCTGTGCCGCCGAAACCGTGCACACCCTGGTTGCCGACTACAACGACGGCCGTCTGCCCGAGCCCGTACACGGCACCTCTGCGCTGCACCGGTTCGTGCGCGCCCGGCAGCCCGAGCTGGTCGACGCCGCGGGCTGGAAGGCGATCGACGACGCCGAGGTGGCGCGCGGCGACGGCGTGCGGCCCCGCGACAAGTTCACTTCGGTGACCGAGATGGTCGGCGTCGCGACGAACCTGCCCGCGCCGCCGATGCGTCAACGGCTGTTCGCCGCGTTACGCCGCTGACGATCACTCGGTCGCCCAGTACTGCAGGACATGTTCGAACGCGGTCGGATGCACCGACAGTGCACCCACGTACGGATGCTCGAGCGCGAAGATCAGGTACAACACGAACGCCAGTAGTGCCGCGGTCAGCCCGACGGCCAACGAGTGCACCAGCACATCGCGCGTGCCGAACAGGAACGTGAACGCCATCATCACGCCGCCACCGCCGATCAGCAGCACCCATAGTTCACCGGGCACGTAGGCCTCGCTGCTACTCACCCGCATCTTGCGGGCGGCGCCGAGATCGTTCAGGCGGACGATGGCGTGATCGAAGAACGCGATCTCGTTGCGCGTCTGCGGCTCTACCGCCAGATATGCCAGCCACACGTCGTGGAGTTCGTCGGACTGCTCGGGGACGTACTCACCGCGGTCCATCCGGGGGAATTCCTCGTCGATGACGAACCGCGTGTAATGGATGAGGCTGGCTTCGACCGCAGGCCGTGACACGGCGGGCAACGCTTCGGAGTCACGAAGCAGATCGGCCACCGCGGCCGCCTCCATCCCGCTGGCGTCCTCGGCGTCGGAGAACTGTTCCCACACCACCACGACGACGAACCCGACCAGCACCGCGTACAGTACGCCGCCGAGTTGGAACACCGAACCGGATACGGCGTTGTTGTTCTCCAACCTGCTGTGCGACACCGCTTTACGGAACAGGAAGAGACCACCGACGGACAGGCCGACGACTCCGGTGACCCACAGTGGCACGAGGATCATCGGGGGGATCTGGAGAAGCCACAGCACAGATCAATACCTCGTGTCTGGTGCCGACCGCCGCGGCGCAGTCCGGCAATTATGACCAGAAGGACGTGCTGAGGTCCGGCAAATGCACGGGTTTTGGTCAATTTCCCCACCGCGCTGTCCGACAGAGGTAAGCACAGAACCATGAATTCTGCGCAGTTCGTCGGACGGGTCGGCGGTCTCGCGGTGGCGCTCGGCGTCGGAGCTGCCGCGCTCACCGGGGCCGGGGTGGCATGGGCGGAGGAGGGTTCGGATGCATCCGCGGCCTCCGCGGGCTCCTCGGCTGAATCATCCACTGGGCGAACATCATCAGCCGAAAAACGCGCTGAGGGCCCGATCAAGCCGAGCCGGGACCGCAGTACCGGCCGGGGTGCCGACGGGGAGGGCTCTGCCGTCGCGGATCGCGACACCGACGATGACGGACAGGACACGGCGGACTCCGGGGACCCTGCCGCCGCTGCGACAGGCGCCGACTCCGGCGACCAACCGGTGCGGGCACGCAAACCCCGCCTCACGGTCCGGGCCGGGCAGGATTCGCCGGAAACCGAGAGCGACACCGGATCAGCGGCAGGGTCGCAAGCCGACACGGACCGTGACCCCGCCGCACCCGCCGCAGGCGGAATCGAATCCGCCGCGCGGGACACCACGGCACCCGAAACCCCCGCCGCGAGCACCGCGAGCACCGCGGTCGTGGACCCGCCCCGGGTACCGTCCTGGCGGGCCTACCCGACCGCCCACGATCCCGGCACGGTGGTGACCTGGGCGGTGGACCTGGTGCACAGCTTCTTCGAGGCGGTACTGCAGCCGTTCGCCGCGGGAGCGCCCCGCCCGCCCGCCGATCCGTCGGTCTGGGGGCTGCTGGCCTGGGTGCGCCGGGAGTTGTTCAACGCCTCGCCGACCGCGACCGCCAACCCGCTGCCGTACACCCAGAGCCTCGTCGACGGCGACGTGCTGATCACCGGCAACGTCGGCGTCGTCGACCCCGACGACGACCCGTTGACCTACACGGTGATCGGACGTCCGCACAACGGTGGGACCGTCACCGTCGACGCGGACGGCAACTTCGTCTACCGGGCGATGAACGCGATGGCCGCGGTGGGCGGCACCGACGTGTTCACCGTCGCGGTCAGCGATGAGGCGGCAGGGCTGCACGTGCACGGTCTGGCAGGCCTGCTGCAATTCGTGCCGATCCTGGGCAACTTCCTCAAACCCGGGGGAGGGCACGGCATCACGCGCACGATCACGGTCACGGTGACGCCCGTCGACGGCATCGACCTGTCCCTGCCCGACGACTTCCGCTGGGGCGTCGCCCATTCCGGGTTCCAGGCCGAAGGCGGACCCGGCGTCCCGATCGACACCCGGTCGGACTGGTACCGGTGGGTGCACGACCCGCTCAACCGGCTGCTCGGTCTGGTCAAGGGAGTACCCGAGGACGGGCCGGGGGCGTATCTGACCTACGACGACGATGCCCGGTTGGCGCGCGAAGAACTCGGCATGAACACCTTCCGGATGGGTATCGAGTGGAGCCGAATCTTCCCGAACTCGACTGCGGCCATTGACATCTCCGATGAGGGTGGCGCGCTGAGCCTCGACGACCTCCAAGCGCTCGACGCGCTGGCCGACGCCGGCGCGGTGGCCCACTACCGCGACGTGTTCGCCGCGTTGCGCGCCCACGGCCTGGAACCGCTGGTCACCGTCAACCACTTCACCCTGCCGGTGTGGGTGCACGACCCCGTCGTGGCGCGTCCGCTGATCCAGCTCGGGTTGCCCGTCGACGCCGCGGGCTGGCTGTCGCCGAAAACCGCCGCCGAGTTCGAGAAGTACGCGGGCTACCTCGCGTGGAAGTTCGGAGATCAGGTCGACAACTGGGCGACCGTCAACGAGCCGTTCCCGCCGGTGCTGACCGAATTCCTGGCGATCCCGGGCGTGGTGCCGAACTGGCCGCCGGGGGTGCTACGGCCCGACCTCGCCTCGACGTTCGTGGTCAACCAGGCGATCGGGCACGTCGCGGCCTACGACGCGATCCACGCCTGGGACACCACCGCCGCGAGCGAGGGCGGTCCCGCGGCGTTCGTCGGTTTCACCCACAACATGATCCCGGCGCGGCCGGCCAACCCGGTCAACCCGCTCGACGTCGCGGCCGCCGACGCATGGAACCACTACTACAACACCTGGTTCCCGAACGCGGTGATCGACGGATGGGTGGACGTGAACTTCGACGGCATCAAGTCCGCCGACGAGATCCGTCCCGACATGGCCGACAAGGTCGACTTCCTCGGCGTGCAGTACTACGGCTCGCAACCCATGGTCGGCTTCGGCGTCGCCCCGGTGCCCGGCTTCCCGTTCCTGCGCGGCTTTCCGATCCGGTGCTCGGCCGAGGAGTCGACGTGCAGCGACTTCAACCAGCCCACCGACCCGGGCGGCTTCCGGGAGGTGCTCGAGCTCGCCGCGTCGTACGGGAAACCGTTGTGGATCACCGAGAACGGCATCGCCGACGCCGACGATTCCAAGCGGCCGTCCTACATCGTCAACCACATCGCGGTGGTGCAGGACCTGGTGACCCACGGAACCGACATCCGCGGCTACACCTACTGGTCCTTCGTCGACAACCTGGAGTGGGCGGAGGGCTACGACCTGAAGTTCGGCCTCTACGGCTCCGACCCGGACACCCCTGAGCTCGAACGCATCCCGAAGCCGGCCAGCATCGCCGCGCTGGCCGGGATCACCACCGCCAACGGGCTTCCCGCGGCGCTGCTGCAGGCCTACCTACCGCGCTAGCCCGCGCCGCCCATCTGCGCCATCACGTCGTTCATGTCGACCTCGCGCACGGTCTCGGCCAGCGACCACTGGTGGCCGAACGGATCCCGCACCACGCCGTAACGGTCACCCCAGAACTGATCCTCCAAGGGGTTCACCACGGTGGCGCCGGCATCCAGCGCCCGCTGGAAGCGCCCTTCCACATCGGGGCCGTGCAGGTGGATGGTCACCGAGGAGCCGCCGAGAGCGACCGGTGTGCTCGAGCGGCCGTCGCAGAACTCGGGGAAGTCGTCGTTGAGGAAGACCATCGCGCCGTTGATCTGGAACGCCGCGTGCATGATCTTGCCCTCGGGGCCGGGCAGCCGCGCCATCTCGACCGCACCGAACGCCTTGGCGTAGAAGTCGAGTGCCGCCGCGGCGTCGCCGACGACGAGGTGCGGGACGAGCATGGGCGTGTTGGCTTCAGCGGGAACCGCCATCTGAATTCTCCTGACCGGGTAGGGGTGGGACGCCAGTGCAGACCAGCGGCCGCGGCAAAACTCATCGCGGCCCACACCACCACCCTCAGACCACGGAGAACCCGGCGGGCAGCCCGGTGCGGCCGGTCAACGCGAGCAGCAGCGTCGGCCCGGTGCCGAGCGCGACGCCGATCCGCGCGGCCAGCGCCGCGGCGTCGGCGAGTACCTCGACGGGTGGGGTCACGTCGAGCCCCACCGCCCTGGCGATGTCCAGACCGTGCACCGCCAGCTCGAAGGTGCGCGTCGGCAGGTAGCTGCTCAACCGGATGCCCTGCCCGCCGATCACCTCGATCAGCGGGTCGTCGTCGACGGCGTCGAGCTCGCCCAGCACCGTTGCCACCAGCGCGTCGATCTTCCCGACAGGATCGGCCCCCAGGTCGCGCGCCGCCTGCCTGCCCCGTTCGACGATGGCCGCGGCATCGGCGCCGGCCATGTAGTCCTGCACCCAGACGTAGTAGCCGACGGCGTCGGCGACATCCTCGCGCGGTGCCGGGGCCCGCAGGTAAGTGCTCACCGTGACCAGGGAACGGGAGGTGTGGCCGACGAGGTCGCGCACGCTCCATTCACCGAGGCCGGGATCGTCCCAGCGGGCAGCCGGGATCTGGCGCACCAATGCCGCGAAACCGTGTGCCGCCGAAGCGAACACGTCACGCGCCGGCGTCACCGTCATTGCCCGGCGAGTGTGTCCCAGCCCTCGACCGATTCGGGGCTGCGGGGCTCGGGGCCGACGTAGATCGCCGACGGCCGGACCAGCTTGCCCAGCCGCTTCTGCTCGAGGATGTGCGCGCACCATCCCGCGGTGCGGCCACAGGTGAACATCGCGGGCATCATCTTCGGCGGGACCTGCGCGAAGTCCAGGATCACCGCCGCCCAGAACTCGACGTTGGTCTCGATCGCCCGGTCGGGCCTGCGCTCCCGCAGCTCGGCGAGCGCGGCCTGCTCCAGCGCCGCGGCCACCTCGTAGCGCGGTGCCTGGAGACGCTGCGCCGTCGCGCGCAGCACCCGCGCCCGCGGATCCTCGGCGCGGTAGACGCGGTGCCCGAAGCCCATCAGCTTCTCGTTGCGGTCCAAGATGCCCTTGACCACCGCGCGGGCGTCGCCGGTGCGCTCGGCCTCCTCGATCATCGGGATCACCCGCGCCGGGGCGCCGCCGTGCAGCGGGCCGCTCATGGCGCCGATCGCCCCGGACAGCGCCGCGGCGACGTCGGCGCCGGTCGACGCGATCACCCGGGCGGTGAAGGTGGAGGCGTTCATGCCGTGCTCGGCGGCGCTGACCCAGTACGCGTCGATCGCCTCGACATGTCGCGGATCGGGCTCACCCTGCCAGCGGGTCATGAAACGGGCTGTGACGGTGTCGCATTCGTCGACGCGGCGCTGCGGCACCGCAGGCTGGTAGATACCGCGGGCCGACTGCGCGACGTAGGACAACGCCATCACCGATGCGCGGGCCAGCTGATCGCGCGCGGTCTCGTCGTCGATGTCCAGCAGCGGCGGATAACCCCAGATCGGGGCCAGCATCGCCAGGCCGGCCTGCACGTCGACCCGGACGTCGCCGCTGTGGATCGGCAGCGGGAACGGCTCGGCGGGCGGCAAGCTCCGGCCGAACTTCCCGTCGACCAGCAGCGCCCACACGTCGCCGAACGTGACCCGGTGCGCAACCAGGTCCTCGATGTCGACGCCGCGGTAGCGCAGCGCGCCGCCGTCCTTGTCCGGTTCGGCGATCTCGGTCTCGAACGCCACAACGCCCGCCAAACCCGGGTTGAAGTCCTTCGGCACCGCAGTCGTCATGCGCAGATTGTCGCACCCGCGTCGGCGGGCCGACCTGCCAGCTCCGCGGGCGTAGCGTTTGTCGCGTGGGCACTTCTGATCACC carries:
- a CDS encoding DUF2537 domain-containing protein, whose product is MNDETPWATGLTVSAFTAAVIGAAIVVLSIGLVRVHPLLAAGLNLIAVGGLAPTVWGWRHRLVWRWFVYGAAAGVAGGWIALLVMGAAGRL
- the sepH gene encoding septation protein SepH, encoding MRELRVVGLDVDGRRIICETDDSGDKFVLRNDDRLRAAVRGDRVASNQTTIDVEVPNVLRPREIQSKIRAGASVEQVANAAGVDIARVERFAHPVLLERSRAAELATAAHPVLADGPSVLTLLETVTSALISRGLDPEGVKWDAWRNEDGRWTVQLAWKAGLSDNVAHFRYSPGAHGGTVTAFDDAASELIDPNFARPLRPLAAVAQLALGDPEPEPLPAPAPTPEPQPEPESVEAPEEAPAAKTARPRKARPAVPAWEDVLLGVRSSGQR
- a CDS encoding DUF4239 domain-containing protein; protein product: MLWLLQIPPMILVPLWVTGVVGLSVGGLFLFRKAVSHSRLENNNAVSGSVFQLGGVLYAVLVGFVVVVVWEQFSDAEDASGMEAAAVADLLRDSEALPAVSRPAVEASLIHYTRFVIDEEFPRMDRGEYVPEQSDELHDVWLAYLAVEPQTRNEIAFFDHAIVRLNDLGAARKMRVSSSEAYVPGELWVLLIGGGGVMMAFTFLFGTRDVLVHSLAVGLTAALLAFVLYLIFALEHPYVGALSVHPTAFEHVLQYWATE
- a CDS encoding FAD-dependent oxidoreductase, encoding MPHVITQSCCSDGSCVYACPVNCIHPTPDEPGFATAEMLYIDPVACVDCGACVSACPVGAISPDSKLEPAQLPFVELNASFYPARDGKLPPTSKLAPVPEAPIVRHRPGGPLRVAIVGSGPAAMYAADELLTQDGVRVNVFEKLPTPYGLVRAGVAPDHQATKRVTRLFDRIAARPGFTFYLNTEVGAHLSHGELLEHHHAVLYAVGAPDDRRLDIDGIGLPGTATATEVVAWYNGHPEFAGLPVDLSGERVVIVGNGNVALDVARILTTDPDALARTDIADHALAALRHSAVREVVVAARRGPAASAFTLPELIGLTAACDVVLDPADHDRVQADLTETDGAADPLTRAKLEVLAKLGSSDAPSTRPRIRLAYQLTPNSVLGDTQAEAVAFTVTGSGERVEIEAGLVLTSIGYHGKEIRGLPFDPDAGVVPNRGGRVVDDGGAPVPGSYVAGWIKRGPTGFIGTNKSCAAETVHTLVADYNDGRLPEPVHGTSALHRFVRARQPELVDAAGWKAIDDAEVARGDGVRPRDKFTSVTEMVGVATNLPAPPMRQRLFAALRR
- a CDS encoding AurF N-oxygenase family protein, which produces MAVKEPRTRLIRRWRKNMDVLDDSEYVDMLTTLSEGSVRRNFNPYIDIDWDSPEFAVTPGDERWILPGTDPLGRHPWYRSQPRERQIEIGMWRQANVAKVGLHFESILIRGLMNYAFWVPNGSPEYRYCLHESVEECNHTLMFQEMVNRIGADVPGMPRLLKWLSQFIPLAAGPLPVPFFFGVLAGEEPIDHTQKNVLREGKALHPIMERVMAIHVAEEARHISFAHEYLRKRVPRLNRRQKFLLSLNVPIMMRVLCQAIIVPPKSFWKEFDIPRSVKKEIFFGTPEARQFLRDMFGDVRMLCHDTGLMNPAAKLMWRLCKIDGPPSRYRSEPARKHVVSAVDPIVTPVA
- the serC gene encoding phosphoserine transaminase, which produces MAETLTIPADLKPADGRFGCGPSKVRPEQLQALAAAGHLFGTSHRQAPVKNLVGRVRDGLRQLFSLPDGYEVVLGNGGSTAFWDAAAFGLVDKRSLHLTYGEFSSKFASAVAKNPFVGDPIVVKADPGSAPAPQADPSADLIAWAHNETSTGVAVPVQRPAGSGDALITIDATSAAGGLPVDITDADVYYFAPQKNFAGDGGLWISLMSPAALARVEAVAASGRWVPEFLSLPIAIENSVKNQTYNTPAIGTLVLLAEQIDWLNGNGGLEWAVKRTADSSQRLYSWAEAASFATPFVADPALRSQVVGTVDFNDDVDAAAVAKTLRANGIVDTEPYRKLGRNQLRVGMFPAVEPEDVSALTACIDYVVERL
- a CDS encoding DUF2530 domain-containing protein: MQPDTEPPPLPAVLLDPRPVIAVITAAWVVATVLAFTVGALESWRPVTLAGLGVGVLGTSIFLWQRHSARQGRRGAQRGLN
- a CDS encoding TrmH family RNA methyltransferase, with the protein product MDVIDITDPADPRLDDFRDLNSVDRRPDLPTGKGLVIAEGVLVVQRMLASRFVPRAMLGTDRRLTELGSDLDGLDAPFYRASAEVMADAVGFHLNRGVLASASRAPELTVAQVIDGARTVAVLEGVNDHENLGSVFRNAAGLGVDAVVFGAGCADPLYRRAVRVSMGHALLVPFARAESWPDDLNILRDSGFRLLAMTPNPAAQTIAEVMPGLAEDPVAILVGAEGPGLKEHTMRSSDVRVRIPMARGTDSLNVATAAALAFYERDRLTP
- a CDS encoding SRPBCC family protein, which produces MAAPILQAQIDINAPVNRVWELVSDLRRMPQWSPQCRAMKPLGQLRAGTRTVNLNRRGPMFWPTTCRITEFIPEKKLAFKVNENNTVWSYELEPTEAGTRLIETRNAENGTSAVSNFLVSKFMGGVPSFENELVEGMNASLQRIKDAAER